CGCCAAGGGCATGAACGCCAGCCCCGGCGCCGCGGTCGGCAAGGTCGTCTTCGAGTCGCACCGGGCCGCCGACCTGGCGGCGAAGGGCGAGAAGGTCATCCTGGTCCGCCGCGAGACCACGCCGGACGACCTGGTCGGCATGATCGCCGCGCAGGGCATCCTCACCTCCCGCGGCGGCAAGACCTCGCACGCGGCCGTGGTCGCCCGTGGCATGGGCAAGACCTGCGTCTGCGGCGCCGAGGAGCTCGAGGTCGACCTCAAGGGCCGCAAGTTCACCGCGCCCGGCGGCGTCGTGGTGTCCGAGGGCGACGTCGTCTCCATCGACGGCACCACCGGCCGGGTCTACCTCGGCGAGGTCCCGGTCCAGCCTTCCCCGGTCGTGCAGTACTTCGAAGGGACCCTGGACAAGGACTCCGACCCGCTCGTCGCCGCGGTGGACCGCCTCGTCGGCCACGCCGACGAGGTCCGCCGGCTGGGCGTCCGGGCCAACGCCGACAACCCCGAGGACTCCGAGCGCGCCCGCCGCTTCGGCGCCCAGGGCATCGGGCTGTGCCGGACCGAGCACATGTTCCTCGGCGACCGCCGCCAGCTGGTCGAGGACCTGATCCTGGCCGACACCGACGACGAGCGGCAGGCCGCACTCGACGCGCTGGAGCCGCTGCAGAAGGAAGACTTCGTCGGCATCTTCACCGCGATGGACGGCCTTCCGGTCACCGTGCGGCTGATCGACCCGCCCCTGCACGAGTTCCTGCCGGACCTGACCGAGCTGTCGGTCAAGGTCGCCGTGGCCGAGAGCAAGGGCGAGGACGTCGGCCGGGACAAGGTGCTGCTGGAGGCCGTGCAGCGGCTGCACGAGGCCAACCCGATGCTGGGTCTGCGTGGTGTCCGGCTCGGCCTGGTCATCCCGGGGCTGTTCGGCATGCAGGTCAAGGCGATCGCCGAGGCCGCGGCCGAGCGCAAGCAGGCCGGCGGCGACCCGAAGCCGGAGATCATGATCCCGCTGGTCGGGGCCGTGCAGGAGCTGGAGATCATCAAGGACGAGACCGAGAAGGTGCTCGCCGCGGTCAAGGAGGAGACCGGGGTCGAGGTCGACACGCTGATCGGCACGATGATCGAGGTCCCGCGGGCGGCGCTGACAGCCGGGCAGATCGCCGAGTCCGCCCAGTTCTTCTCCTTCGGCACCAACGACCTGACCCAGATGGGCTGGGGCTTCTCCCGAGACGACGTCGAGGCGGCGTTCTTCTCCAAGTACCTCGACCTCGGCATCTTCGGCGTCTCGCCGTTCGAGTCGCTGGACACCGAGGGCGTCGGCCGGCTGGTGGAGATCGCCGTCGAGGAGGGCCGGGCCGCCCGTCCGGACCTCAAGATCGGCGTCTGCGGCGAGCACGGCGGCGACCCCGACTCGGTGCACTTCTTCCACCGGGTCGGGCTCGACTACGTCTCCTGCTCGCCGTTCCGGATCCCGGTCGCGCGGCTGGAGGCCGGTCGCGCCGTCGTCGAGTCGATGGGCTCCGACTCCCGCTGAGCTGACGAGGCGCACCTGCCGAGCGGCGCCGGGACGGATCTTCGGGTCCGGGCCGGCGCCGTCGTCGTACCCGGCCTCTAGGCTCACGGGAGTGGACGGGTACGGCGAGTTCGAGCGGGCCCGGCGGGCACCGGAGCCGGCCAAGCGGGCCCAGCTCGTGGCCGGCTCGGTGGCCCGCTCCGAGTTCGAACGCGACCGCGCCCGGGTGCTGCACTCGCAGGCGCTGCGCCGGCTGGCCGCGACCACCCAGGTGGTCGCCGCGGGGGAGCAGGACTTCCCGCGGACCCGGCTGACCCACTCGCTCGAGGTCGCCCAGATCGGCCGGGAGATCGGCGCCGCGCTCGGCTGCGACCCCGACATCACCGACGCCGCCGGGCTGGCCCACGACCTCGGCCACCCGCCGTTCGGGCACAACGGCGAGGCCGCGCTGGACCTCGTCGCCCAGCCCTGCGGCGGATTCGAGGGCAACGCGCAGACACTGCGGGCGCTGACCCGGCTGGAGGCGAAGATCCTCGACCCGGACGGCGGCCCGGCCGGGCTGAACCTGACCCGCGCCGTGCTGGACGCGACGGCCAAGTACCCGTGGCCCTGGCGCGAGGGGCAGCGCAAGTTCGGCGTGTACGCCGACGACCGCCCCGCCTTCGACTGGCTGCGGTCCGGGGCGCCGGAGGGCCGGCGCTGCCTGGAGGCGCAGGTGATGGACTGGGCCGACGACGTGGCGTACTCGGTGCACGACGTCGAGGACGGTGTGCACAGCGGGCTCGTCCGCTTCGGCGCGTTCGCCTCCCGGGACGAGCGGGCCGCGGTCTGCGCCCGGGCCGCCGAGGTCTACTCCGACGAGTCGGCCGGCGACCTCGGCACGGTGTTCGACGAGCTGCTGGCGCTGCCGACGCTGCGCGACCTCACCAGCTACGACGGGACCCGCGGCGCCCAGGTGGCGCTGAAGCGGGCGACCAGCGAGCTCACCGGACGCTTCGCCTCCGCCGCCGTCTCCGCGACCGTCGCCAAGGCGGGGGAGGGCCCGTTCCGCCGGTACGAGGCCGATCTGGTCGTGCCGTCCCAGGTGGCCGCGGAGTGCGCACTACTCAAGGCCGTCGCCGCCGAGTACGTCATGAACCGCCGGTACGTCGCCGAGCTGCAGACCCGCCAGCGCGAGCTGCTCGTCGAGCTGGCCGCGGTGCTGGCCGACCGCGCCCCCGACGTGCTCGACCCGGCGCTGCGGCCGGACTGGCTGGCCGCACCCGACGACGCCGCCCGGCTGCGGGTCGTCGTCGACCAGATCGCCGGCCTGACCGACCTGTCCGCCCCGGCCTGGCATGCCCGCCTGACCGGCTGAACCTGTGGAGGACCGCATGGACCCGTACGTCATCGTCGGCGCCGGACTGGCCGGCGCGAAGGCGGCCGAGACACTGCGCGCGGAGGGCTTCGAGGGCCCGATCGTGCTGATCGGCGACGAGGACGAGGTCCCGTACGAGCGGCCGCCGCTGTCCAAGGGCTACCTGCTGGGCAAGGACGAGCGCGACTCCGCCGCCGTGCACCCGCTGGCCTGGTACGACGAGCAGGGCATCGACCTGCGCCTGGGCTCCCCGGCCACCGCGATCGACGCGGCCGCGCACGAGGTCGTGCTGGGCAGCGGCGAGCGGCTGCGCTACGCCAAGCTGCTGCTGGCCACCGGCTCGCTGGTCCGGCCGCTGGACGTGCCCGGCGGCGACACCGTCAGCACGCTGCGCAAGCTGCCCGACGCCGACGCCCTGAAGGCCGCGTTGCAGGGCGGCGGCCGGATTGTCGTCGTCGGCGCCGGCTGGATCGGCCTGGAGGTCACCGCCGCGGCCCGCGAGTACGGCGCCGAGGTCACGCTGATCGAGGCCGCCCCGCAGCCGCTGTCCCGGGTGCTCGGCGACGAGCTCGGCGCGGTCTTCGCCGACCTGCACCGCGCCCACGGCGTCGACCTCCGGCTGAACTCCGGGGTCACGGAGATCGGCCCGGACGGCGTCACCCTGCCCGACGGCACCGTGATCCCGGCCGACCTGGTCGTGGTCGGCGTCGGT
This genomic window from Mycobacteriales bacterium contains:
- a CDS encoding deoxyguanosinetriphosphate triphosphohydrolase, whose protein sequence is MDGYGEFERARRAPEPAKRAQLVAGSVARSEFERDRARVLHSQALRRLAATTQVVAAGEQDFPRTRLTHSLEVAQIGREIGAALGCDPDITDAAGLAHDLGHPPFGHNGEAALDLVAQPCGGFEGNAQTLRALTRLEAKILDPDGGPAGLNLTRAVLDATAKYPWPWREGQRKFGVYADDRPAFDWLRSGAPEGRRCLEAQVMDWADDVAYSVHDVEDGVHSGLVRFGAFASRDERAAVCARAAEVYSDESAGDLGTVFDELLALPTLRDLTSYDGTRGAQVALKRATSELTGRFASAAVSATVAKAGEGPFRRYEADLVVPSQVAAECALLKAVAAEYVMNRRYVAELQTRQRELLVELAAVLADRAPDVLDPALRPDWLAAPDDAARLRVVVDQIAGLTDLSAPAWHARLTG
- the ppdK gene encoding pyruvate, phosphate dikinase produces the protein MKYVYAFEEGSKEQKFLLGGKGANLAEMTNMGLPVPPGFTITTEACTTFLTTGDNPPELAEQVTEHLAAMEQAIGRKLGDAEDPLLVSVRSGAKFSMPGMMETVLNIGLNDSSVQGLVKQAGNDRFAWDSYRRLVQMFGKTVLDIEGEHFEDILDEAKKAKGTKNDLDLDASDLQKIVEQFKGVVREHGGREFPQEPREQMDLAVQAVFNSWNADRAILYRRQERIPADLGTAVNVQSMVFGNTGMDSGTGVAFTRDPASGAQGIYGDYLQNAQGEDVVAGIRNTLSLHDLENIDKPAYDQLLEIMATLEGHYKDLCDIEFTIERNKLWMLQTRVGKRTAAAAFVIASQFVDEGQIDVSEAIQRVTGAQLAQLMFPTFDEKADKQQIAKGMNASPGAAVGKVVFESHRAADLAAKGEKVILVRRETTPDDLVGMIAAQGILTSRGGKTSHAAVVARGMGKTCVCGAEELEVDLKGRKFTAPGGVVVSEGDVVSIDGTTGRVYLGEVPVQPSPVVQYFEGTLDKDSDPLVAAVDRLVGHADEVRRLGVRANADNPEDSERARRFGAQGIGLCRTEHMFLGDRRQLVEDLILADTDDERQAALDALEPLQKEDFVGIFTAMDGLPVTVRLIDPPLHEFLPDLTELSVKVAVAESKGEDVGRDKVLLEAVQRLHEANPMLGLRGVRLGLVIPGLFGMQVKAIAEAAAERKQAGGDPKPEIMIPLVGAVQELEIIKDETEKVLAAVKEETGVEVDTLIGTMIEVPRAALTAGQIAESAQFFSFGTNDLTQMGWGFSRDDVEAAFFSKYLDLGIFGVSPFESLDTEGVGRLVEIAVEEGRAARPDLKIGVCGEHGGDPDSVHFFHRVGLDYVSCSPFRIPVARLEAGRAVVESMGSDSR
- a CDS encoding FAD-dependent oxidoreductase gives rise to the protein MDPYVIVGAGLAGAKAAETLRAEGFEGPIVLIGDEDEVPYERPPLSKGYLLGKDERDSAAVHPLAWYDEQGIDLRLGSPATAIDAAAHEVVLGSGERLRYAKLLLATGSLVRPLDVPGGDTVSTLRKLPDADALKAALQGGGRIVVVGAGWIGLEVTAAAREYGAEVTLIEAAPQPLSRVLGDELGAVFADLHRAHGVDLRLNSGVTEIGPDGVTLPDGTVIPADLVVVGVGIRPDTRLAEEAGLAVDNGVLVDASMRTSDPDIYAAGDVANVDSPQFGRIRVEHWANALNGGPAAARSMLGQDVSYDRVPYFFSDQYDLGMEYSGWAPAGSYDQVVIRGDLAAREFVAFWLSHGKVLAGMNVNVWDVTDPIQDLVRTGKQVDSTRLADTDVPLTDL